TTTCTTTGCACCGAAACTAGCAATTATATTAAGGGGTTAGCTTTTGTCAACCTGATACTGCTCTATATTTAGACATCTAAATTTAGGAAGCTTAAAAATATTAAGTTGCAATTAAGATAAAATGGTTTTTAATTTGCAAAATTGCTTGTAATTACCTCAAAAAATCTCTGCTAAAGCCAATTAAAATAAAATTCCCTTACCTTAATTTTTAACTAACTTTCTTAAATAAATAAAAATATTTGGTAAAAAGTATTGACACCATTCCTATATGCTTTTATAGTTATATATGAAAATAATTAAAAACTATAAGGAGTTTCTTATGTTAGCCCAAAAGTTTGAGTGTGAAATAAATGAGCTTGATAGAGTATTAAGTAACAAGGAAAATTGTTTATTAGTTGATGTTCGAGAGTATCCAGAATATGCAGCAGGAAGAATTGCTCAAGCGCGTCTTATTCCATTAGGAGAATTAGAAACAAGAGCAAGTGAACTAGATAAGCAAATGCCTGTTTATTTAATTTGTCGTAGTGGACGACGAGCAAGCCAGGCTCAAGACAAACTTTTATCACTTGGATTTAGAGATGTTTATAATGTTAGAGGTGGGATGATGGCTTGGCAAGCAGCCGGACTCCCTATAGAAAGTAGTCAAAATGCTCCTTGGTCACTAGAAAGACAGGTAAGACTTGTAGCAGGTTCTTTAGTTTTACTTGGCACTTTATTAAGCATCTTTGTTTATTCAGCTTTTATTTATTTAGCAATGTTTGTTGGTGCTGGGTTAGTTTTTGCGGCTCTTACTGATAGTTGTGCCATGGCAATGCTACTTGCTAAATTACCTTGGAATAAAACAAATAGTCAAACTTGTTCTATACAAAGGGGTTAGTTATGGCTACCTCACTTGTCATCGGCCTTTTACTAAGTGCAGCAATAGGTTTTTCTTTAGGTTTAATTGGTGGTGGCGGCTCAATTATCACTGTTCCTGTTTTAGTTTATGTAATTGGCGTTTCAGCACATCAAGCAATTGGTATGTCTCTAGCTGTAGTAGGAACGACTAGTTTAATAGCTACTTTTCTACATTACAAACAAAAAACTGTAGATCTAAAGATTGCTGCTATTTTTGGTATTACAGGCATGACAGGTGCTTATTTTGGTTCAGGGCTAACTTATTTATTTAGTCCAACTTCATTGCTTTTTATTTTTGGCAGTGTAATGCTAGTAATTTCACTAGTGATGCTACTAAAAGATCAAAAAGATATTTCTCAAAATGTTTCTCAAAACAAGCTAGTTAAATCAATAATTGCAGGGTTAGTAGTTGGGTTACTAACGGGTTTTTTAGGTGTTGGTGGAGGCTTTTTAATTGTTCCAGCTTTAATATTTTTTGCTGGTTTAGAAATAAAAAATGCTATTGGCACTTCCCTTTTAATAATTACAATTAACTCTTTAGCTGGTTTAATTGGTCATCTACAACATACTTCTTTTGATTTGCGCTTGACAATACTTATAACAGTGATTGCCGCCATAGGTACAATTTTAGGTACTAAAGTTGCTCATCAAGTTTCTGCTACTACATTAAAAAGCGGGTTTGCTACTTTTGTGCTGGTAGTAGCTATATTTTTAATTATTAAAAACTATCATTTCATTTTCTAATTGATTGATTAAGGAGGAGTTATGTTTTTCAAGCAATTTTATCTAGGATGTTTAGCACATGCTTCATATTTAATTGGTTCTGAGGGAGAAGCCGCAGTAGTAGACCCACAACGTGATATCGACCAATATCTATCAACCGCAGCAGCAGAAAACTTAAAAATTAAATATGTAATAGAAACTCACTTGCACGCAGATTTTGTTAGCGGACACCGAGAGCTAGCTGCACGTACAGGAGCAGAAATTGTTTTTGGTGCAAAGGCTGGCGCAACATTTCCCCATTTTGCGGTTAAAGATGGCGATGAAATCAAACTAGGAAAAGTGTTATTAAAAGTTCTAGAAACCCCTGGTCATACGCCAGAAAGTATTTCTATAACTGTTACAGATAAAGAAGTTTCCAGTGAACCTCAAAAAGTTTTAACTGGAGATACACTTTTTATTGGTGACGTTGGACGACCTGACTTAGTAGGCTCAAAAGGTTATACACCTCAAGCAATGGCTGAAATGCTTTATAACAGTCTACATGAAAAACTCTTAAAGTTACCTGATGCAGTGGAAGTTTACCCAGCACATGGAGCCGGTTCACTTTGTGGACGAAGTATGTCAAAAGAAACTTCATCAACTATTGGTGAACAAAAGAAATTTAACTATGCACTAAAAGCAATGGACAAAGATGAGTTTGTTAAAATGATGACGGCTGATTTACCAGAAGTCCCAGCTTATTTTCCTAAAGATGCCGAAATCAATCGCACTGGAGCAAAAGCTCTAGCTGAATTACCTAACCCTTTAGCAATGACACCTGAAGAAGTAAATAAATTTATCCAACAAGGCTATCTAGTTTTAGATATTCGCTCGTCTTCAGCTTTTGGAGCAGGACACGTTCCAGGCTCGCTCAACATTGCACTTAGCGGACAATTTGCTTCTTGGGCAGGAACTTTTATTTCCTTAAATACTCCTATCATCCTTGTAGCTGAAGATTTAGACAATGTAAAAGAAGCTATTACTAGGCTTGCTCGTGTAGGAATAGAAAATGTTAAAGGCTATTTAGATGGACAAATCTTTGCTTGGGATAAAGCTAATTTAGCCATAAGCCAAATAACTCAAATCTCTGTAGATGAACTAAATACACAGCTTAATGAAAATAATCAATTACAACTTATTGATGTACGTAGACCAGGAGAATATCAATCAGGTCATGCAACTACTGCAATTAATTCACAACTGGCATTTTTAGAAAGAGAGCTTTCAAAATTTGATGCCAAGCGTCCAACTGCTGTAATTTGTGCTAGTGGTTATCGTTCTGCGCTAGCAACCAGTTTGCTAGCTCGTCATGGATTTTCAAAACTTTACAATGTAGTTGGTGGCACTACAGCTTGGATAAATGCTGGCTACAAAGTAGAAAAATCCATAGCTGCAAACAACTAAGACAATTAAAGACTTAAAAGGTAATTCACCAAGAAAACGAGCAAGGATGCCCTGTCGCGCTGCGGCAGGGAGGAATTGCCGCCTTATAAAAATATTTCTTCCATATTTTGCCGTAAGTTGTTATAATGTAAACAACTATGAAAACAGTATTGAAAATCAAGCTAGAGCCAACAAAAGAACAAAAAGAAATGTTGAGACAAACAATGTTTCAATACAATGCTGCGTGTAATTACATAGCTGAAGTTGCATATGAGAAGAAAATATCAAGTAAATTTAAGTTGCAAAAACTTGTTTATAATACTGTAAAAAAAGACTTTAATCTATCAGCACAAATGACTGTTAGAGCTATTGCTAAAGTTTGTGAAGCTTACTCAAGAGATAAAAAGATACTTCCTAAATTCCGCTTAGATGGAGCAATCGTCTATGATGATCGCATTATGTCTTTTCTTTCAAATCAAAAAGTTAGTATTTGGACTATTAATGGTCGCCAAAAGATACAGATGATTTTTGGTGACTACCAAAGAGACAATTTCCAATTTAGAAAGGGACAAGCTGATTTAGTATTAGTTGGTAATACTTTCTATCTATTTGTTACTTTGGATATTAAGGAACTTCCTAAAACTACTCCACAAGAGTTTATAGGAGTAGACCTTGGTATAGTAAAACTTCTAGTAGATAGTCTTGGCTATGAAGCTAGTGGTGAAATCATTGAAAGAGTTAGGCTTAAATATCTTAAACTTCGTAGAGATTTGCAAAAGTGTCGTTCAAAAAATGCAAAACGTAAACTAAAAAAGATAGCTCATAAAGAAAAAGAGTTTCGCCGTCAAATCAACCACATAATATCAAAAGCATTGGTAAAACGCGCTAAAGACACAAATTCTGCTATAGCCTTAGAAGAACTAAAGCATATACGCAGTAGGACAACGGTTCGCGCCAAAGACCGAGCTAGGATAAGTGGATGGGCTTTCGCTCAACTTCAATCTTTTATTCTTTATAAAGCTAGAATTGCTGGAGTAGTTGTTATCTTTGTAGATGCTCGTAATAGTAGCAGAGAATGTAACGTTTGCCATTTTGTTGCTAAACGTAATCGCCCTAATCAATCTACATTCTCTTGTGCTAAATGTGGTCGTAGCGATAACGCTGATCACAACGCGGCTAAAAACATTGCTGATCGTGGCAAAATTCTTTGGGCATCTGTCAATATGCCTATCGCAGTCCATGTTGATCCTACAATTGCTGCCTCTCTGGAACTGCAAGCTCGGCTTTTCAAAGCCGAGTAGTTGACTATGACTAATACTAACTCATACAAAATTGTTATTGTTGGTGGTGGTACAGCAGGTATTACAGTTGCTGCTCAACTAGCTAAAAGGCTTGATAGCAAAGAAATAGCAATAATTGAGCCTTCCAGCAAGCATTATTATCAACCTTTATGGCCATTGGTTGGTGGTGGAGCAGCAACGAAAGAATCTACTGAAAGAGATGAAGCAGATTATATTCCTAAAGGAGTAACCTGGATTAAAGATAAAGCTATAGAGTTTTACCCAGATGAAAACTATTTGCTAACTTTGTCAGGTCAACGAATTAACTATAATTTTTTAGTAGTAGCAGCAGGAATACAAATTGATTGGGATAAAATTAAAGGCTTAAAAGATAGTTTAGGCAAAAATGGTGTATGCAGTAATTATTCTTATCAATATGTAGATAAAACTTGGGAATATATTAAAAATTTTTCTGGTGGAACAGCAATCTTTACTCAACCGCCACCGCCTTTTAAGTGTGGTGGCGCACCTCAGAAAATTATGTATTTGGCAGATGATTATTTGCGTAAATCTGGAGTAAGAGAAAAAAGTAAAATTATTTTTACCTCAGCAGCCGCAGGCAGTTTTCAAGTAAAAAAATATGCTGACACTTTAGATAAAGTAATGGCACGTAAAAGTATTATTACCAAGTTTCGTCACAACCTAATAGAAATAAAGTCAGAAACTCAAGAAGCTATATTTGAAAATTTAGACACAAAAGAAAAAACTACTTTGCATTATGATTTATTGCATGTTAGCCCTCCGCAAAGTTCTCCTGATTTTATTAAACGTAGTCCGCTAGCTAATGCTGATGGTTGGGTGGATGTTGACAAAAAAACTTTGCAACATAACCGCTACAAAAACATTTTTAGCCTTGGAGATGCAAGCAGTTTGCCTACTTCTAAAACTGGTGCTGCAATTAGAAAACAAGCTCCTGTGCTAGTAAAAAATCTTATTGCAGCAATTAACGGAAAGCCATTAGTAGCTAATTATGATGGTTATACTTCTTGTCCTTTAGTTACTGGTTATGGTCGTTTAGTAATGGCAGAATTTGATTATGACCTTAAACCAACAGAAACATTTCCTATTGACCAATCAAAAGAAAGGCTAAGTATGTATTTGTTAAAAAAATATTTGTTACCAGAAATTTATTGGCATGGGATGTTAAGAGGCAGATTATAAATTTAAGGCTAAATATAAGGAGGTTTTATGTTTAACCCTACTCAAAAACATTTATCACAAATTCAATGTGTTCATTGTGGAGCTAAAAATAAAATAGATGCTACAAAACTAGCTCAACATTTACGCCCAATTTGTGGTAAATGCCAACAAGCTTTATCAACATCCCCTGCTCAAGTAGTAAAAGTTACAGATGCCAACTTTGTTGACACGGTTGGGAAATCCCATTTACCTGTTTTGCTAGATTTATGGGCGGCATGGTGTGGCCCCTGTAGGATGTTAAGCCCTACAATTGACCAAATAGCTCAAGAATTAGCTGGACAAGTAAAAGTAGCTAAACTTAATGTTGATGAAAATCCTCTTACAGCAGCTAAATTTAATGCTCGTAGTATTCCTACTTTATTAATACTAAAAAATGGACAAGAAATAGCTCGAATTGTTGGCGCACAACCAAAACAAGAAATACTCCGCCAATTAAGCAAGGTTTTATAATAGCTACACAAGATTACTAGCAACATCCGCTTGTGCTAACATTGCTAATTGCTTTAGTGAGAAATTAGGAGAATTTACTGCTTATGGATGACTCACTACTACTTCATAGGTTACATTTTGCTTTTACTATTACTTTTCATTATCTTTTCCCTCAACTAACAATGGGGCTTGCACTATTAATTGTTGTTTTTAAGACTTTGGCTATTTGGAAAAAAGAAGATAGCTACAATAATGCTGCAAGATTTTGGGCTAAGATTTTTGCTATAAATTTTGCAATGGGCGTTGTAACTGGCATTCCAATGGAATTTCAGTTTGGCACTAATTGGGCAAGATTTTCCAAAGCTACAGGTGGTGTCATAGGTCAAACATTAGCAATGGAAGGACTTTTTGCTTTTTTTCTGGAATCTTCTTTTTTAGGGTTATTTCTTTATGGAGAAAACCGATTAAAACCAATTGTCCATTGGTTAACATCAGTTTTAGTTTTTCTTGGTTCTTGGCTTTCAGCTTATTTTATTATTGTGACTGATGCTTGGATGCAACATCCTGTTGGGTATACCAGACTTGCAGATGGCTCTTTTCAGCTAACAAGCATTTCTGCATTTCTGCTAAATCCTTGGGCTATGTGGCAATATGCCCATAATATGAGTGGTGCGGTAATTACAGGGGCTTTTGTTGTTACTAGTTTAGGTGCATTTTACTTACTTAGCAATAAACACCTAGAACAAGCTAAATTATTTATAAAATTAGGTGTTATGGTTGGAGCAATTTTCACTGCCCTACAAATATTTCCAACAGGTGATCAACAAGGCAAAATGGTAGCACTCCATCAACCTGCAACTTTAGCAGCAATGGAAGCTCTTTTTACCACTGAAGACGGCGCACCACTAGTTATTGTTGGACAACCCAATGTAGCAGAACAAAAATTAGATAACCCCATTGCCGTCCCTAAAATGCTCAGTTTTCTTACTTACCAACGTTGGAATGCTCAAGTCAAAGGATTAAATGAATTTCCTAAAGAAGATTGGCCTGACAATATCCCACTTCTTTATTATAGCTATCATATAATGGTTGGTTTAGGGACAATGTTTATTGCCATAATGTCACTATCAGCATTTTTACTTTGGCGAGGTAAATTATTTGAATCCCGTTGGATGTTATGGATTTTGATGCTTAGTTTTCCTTTTCCATATATTGCTAATACAGCAGGTTGGCTAACAGCAGAACTTGGTAGACAACCTTGGCTAGTTTATGGGCTACTTCGTACTTCAGAAGGATATTCTGCAAATGTTTCTTCTGGTAATACCCTTTTTACCTTAATTGGCTTTATGGGACTTTACTTAGTTTTAGGCATACTGTTTTTATTTTTTGTTTGGCATGAAGTTGAAAAAGGCCCGGTAGAACCCGCTTAAAAAGGAAGGAAAGCCAAATGGAAACCGTCTGGTATATTATTCTAGCACTTATGCTTACAGCCTATGTAATTTTTGATGGCTTTGATTTTGGAGCAGGAATAATTCACTTTTTAGT
The window above is part of the Blastocatellia bacterium genome. Proteins encoded here:
- a CDS encoding rhodanese-like domain-containing protein, whose amino-acid sequence is MLAQKFECEINELDRVLSNKENCLLVDVREYPEYAAGRIAQARLIPLGELETRASELDKQMPVYLICRSGRRASQAQDKLLSLGFRDVYNVRGGMMAWQAAGLPIESSQNAPWSLERQVRLVAGSLVLLGTLLSIFVYSAFIYLAMFVGAGLVFAALTDSCAMAMLLAKLPWNKTNSQTCSIQRG
- a CDS encoding sulfite exporter TauE/SafE family protein — translated: MATSLVIGLLLSAAIGFSLGLIGGGGSIITVPVLVYVIGVSAHQAIGMSLAVVGTTSLIATFLHYKQKTVDLKIAAIFGITGMTGAYFGSGLTYLFSPTSLLFIFGSVMLVISLVMLLKDQKDISQNVSQNKLVKSIIAGLVVGLLTGFLGVGGGFLIVPALIFFAGLEIKNAIGTSLLIITINSLAGLIGHLQHTSFDLRLTILITVIAAIGTILGTKVAHQVSATTLKSGFATFVLVVAIFLIIKNYHFIF
- a CDS encoding MBL fold metallo-hydrolase, which codes for MFFKQFYLGCLAHASYLIGSEGEAAVVDPQRDIDQYLSTAAAENLKIKYVIETHLHADFVSGHRELAARTGAEIVFGAKAGATFPHFAVKDGDEIKLGKVLLKVLETPGHTPESISITVTDKEVSSEPQKVLTGDTLFIGDVGRPDLVGSKGYTPQAMAEMLYNSLHEKLLKLPDAVEVYPAHGAGSLCGRSMSKETSSTIGEQKKFNYALKAMDKDEFVKMMTADLPEVPAYFPKDAEINRTGAKALAELPNPLAMTPEEVNKFIQQGYLVLDIRSSSAFGAGHVPGSLNIALSGQFASWAGTFISLNTPIILVAEDLDNVKEAITRLARVGIENVKGYLDGQIFAWDKANLAISQITQISVDELNTQLNENNQLQLIDVRRPGEYQSGHATTAINSQLAFLERELSKFDAKRPTAVICASGYRSALATSLLARHGFSKLYNVVGGTTAWINAGYKVEKSIAANN
- a CDS encoding NAD(P)/FAD-dependent oxidoreductase, producing the protein MTNTNSYKIVIVGGGTAGITVAAQLAKRLDSKEIAIIEPSSKHYYQPLWPLVGGGAATKESTERDEADYIPKGVTWIKDKAIEFYPDENYLLTLSGQRINYNFLVVAAGIQIDWDKIKGLKDSLGKNGVCSNYSYQYVDKTWEYIKNFSGGTAIFTQPPPPFKCGGAPQKIMYLADDYLRKSGVREKSKIIFTSAAAGSFQVKKYADTLDKVMARKSIITKFRHNLIEIKSETQEAIFENLDTKEKTTLHYDLLHVSPPQSSPDFIKRSPLANADGWVDVDKKTLQHNRYKNIFSLGDASSLPTSKTGAAIRKQAPVLVKNLIAAINGKPLVANYDGYTSCPLVTGYGRLVMAEFDYDLKPTETFPIDQSKERLSMYLLKKYLLPEIYWHGMLRGRL
- the trxA gene encoding thioredoxin, coding for MFNPTQKHLSQIQCVHCGAKNKIDATKLAQHLRPICGKCQQALSTSPAQVVKVTDANFVDTVGKSHLPVLLDLWAAWCGPCRMLSPTIDQIAQELAGQVKVAKLNVDENPLTAAKFNARSIPTLLILKNGQEIARIVGAQPKQEILRQLSKVL
- a CDS encoding cytochrome ubiquinol oxidase subunit I — encoded protein: MDDSLLLHRLHFAFTITFHYLFPQLTMGLALLIVVFKTLAIWKKEDSYNNAARFWAKIFAINFAMGVVTGIPMEFQFGTNWARFSKATGGVIGQTLAMEGLFAFFLESSFLGLFLYGENRLKPIVHWLTSVLVFLGSWLSAYFIIVTDAWMQHPVGYTRLADGSFQLTSISAFLLNPWAMWQYAHNMSGAVITGAFVVTSLGAFYLLSNKHLEQAKLFIKLGVMVGAIFTALQIFPTGDQQGKMVALHQPATLAAMEALFTTEDGAPLVIVGQPNVAEQKLDNPIAVPKMLSFLTYQRWNAQVKGLNEFPKEDWPDNIPLLYYSYHIMVGLGTMFIAIMSLSAFLLWRGKLFESRWMLWILMLSFPFPYIANTAGWLTAELGRQPWLVYGLLRTSEGYSANVSSGNTLFTLIGFMGLYLVLGILFLFFVWHEVEKGPVEPA